In Prochlorococcus marinus XMU1404, the following proteins share a genomic window:
- a CDS encoding chlororespiratory reduction protein 7, whose product MSNPLIRASDHYVLLEPDSKEKIVSKQEAILWLKNWLSKTETQTIYQNIEDLDQEFFEELLESTYELEIKFGYVIKWFAVRIEPD is encoded by the coding sequence ATGTCAAATCCACTAATAAGAGCATCAGATCATTATGTATTATTAGAGCCAGATTCAAAAGAAAAAATTGTATCAAAGCAAGAAGCAATTTTATGGTTAAAGAATTGGCTTAGTAAGACAGAAACACAAACAATATATCAAAATATAGAAGATCTTGATCAGGAATTTTTTGAAGAATTATTGGAAAGCACTTATGAATTAGAAATAAAATTTGGATATGTTATCAAATGGTTTGCAGTAAGGATTGAACCAGATTAA
- a CDS encoding DUF6816 family protein codes for MKILLGLILCFTFQVIFLESSLALVNSNVREFLENRVNQWPELYLPNFKLSDTSKDLIYPKWFEGNWIVTSQDIINDSEEPVIYKVNFFKNDSDLIVGNRAKNSESIGKAIFGDTLIKVVNDPQSISNQITYLKDDFYIDSRITGRNQIQDDDIFFADELVIQTAHKPGASRINQVETISKFQKCSEEILEVNNSIKPSICGVQYVASYGSKVGDPSIHAIKTNKYKLTFEFIEN; via the coding sequence ATGAAAATTCTTCTTGGATTAATTCTTTGCTTTACTTTTCAAGTAATTTTTTTAGAAAGTTCCTTAGCTTTAGTAAATTCTAACGTACGAGAGTTTTTAGAAAATCGTGTAAATCAATGGCCAGAATTATATTTACCAAATTTTAAATTATCTGATACATCTAAAGATTTAATTTATCCTAAGTGGTTCGAGGGGAATTGGATTGTTACTTCTCAAGATATAATTAATGATTCAGAAGAGCCAGTTATTTATAAAGTAAATTTCTTTAAGAATGATTCAGATTTAATTGTTGGTAATCGTGCAAAAAATTCTGAATCTATTGGAAAAGCAATATTTGGTGACACCTTAATCAAGGTTGTAAATGATCCTCAATCAATTAGTAATCAAATTACTTATTTAAAAGATGATTTTTATATTGATTCAAGAATTACGGGGAGAAATCAGATCCAAGATGATGATATTTTTTTCGCAGATGAGCTAGTTATACAAACAGCGCATAAGCCAGGTGCTTCAAGGATCAATCAGGTAGAGACAATTAGTAAATTTCAAAAATGTTCTGAAGAAATATTGGAAGTTAATAATTCAATCAAACCATCAATTTGTGGAGTGCAATATGTTGCTTCATATGGTTCAAAAGTTGGTGATCCTTCTATTCATGCTATTAAAACAAATAAATATAAATTGACTTTTGAATTTATTGAGAATTAG
- a CDS encoding glutathione S-transferase family protein, protein MITLYQFRHSAFCLKTRMALHAKKLQYRVEEVTPGIGQFEIFKLSGQKQVPVIVDSNDQIISDSSTICEYLDKKNDNNPLFPEDPMLFAQCKLIEDWADTAMATTCRKALIKSAIENPKLRTALIPDEIPSSVKSIVDKLPFGNLSKISNVVLSSKDNLELQKLLEALSKSLINKKYLVGDSISIADISIAAQLSLLKFPKSAGPILSGEGSQEYINNPYLENLFMWRNNLEEYLFSANSQ, encoded by the coding sequence ATGATTACATTATATCAATTTAGGCATAGTGCTTTTTGTTTAAAAACAAGAATGGCTCTTCATGCAAAAAAACTACAATATCGAGTTGAAGAAGTAACACCTGGAATAGGTCAATTTGAAATCTTCAAATTATCAGGTCAGAAACAAGTCCCTGTAATTGTAGATAGTAATGATCAAATTATTAGTGACTCTTCAACTATTTGCGAATATTTAGATAAAAAAAATGATAACAATCCACTCTTTCCTGAAGACCCAATGTTATTTGCGCAATGCAAATTAATTGAAGACTGGGCAGATACTGCAATGGCAACAACTTGTAGAAAAGCTTTAATAAAATCTGCAATAGAAAATCCAAAGCTGAGAACTGCATTAATTCCGGATGAAATACCCTCTTCAGTTAAAAGTATTGTTGATAAATTACCTTTTGGAAATCTTAGTAAAATCTCTAATGTAGTGTTGTCTTCTAAAGATAATTTAGAACTCCAAAAGTTACTAGAAGCTTTATCAAAATCTTTGATCAACAAAAAATATTTAGTTGGAGATAGTATATCTATTGCAGATATTTCAATTGCAGCTCAATTATCCCTTCTTAAATTTCCAAAGTCTGCAGGGCCAATTCTTTCTGGAGAGGGGAGTCAAGAATACATAAATAACCCTTATCTAGAAAATCTTTTCATGTGGAGGAACAACTTAGAAGAATATCTTTTCAGTGCTAATTCTCAATAA
- a CDS encoding DUF751 family protein: MGEFFSNVARYPKYLISIIVGGLVALLEPLFKNRSNPLTIVGLISSVLSAFITVYFVLQAMTNPINLQS; this comes from the coding sequence ATGGGCGAATTTTTCTCTAATGTTGCAAGATATCCAAAGTATTTGATATCTATCATTGTTGGGGGACTTGTTGCTTTGCTTGAACCTTTATTTAAGAATAGATCAAATCCACTCACAATAGTAGGTTTGATATCTTCTGTCTTAAGTGCTTTCATAACTGTTTATTTTGTCTTGCAAGCGATGACAAACCCAATAAATTTACAATCATAA
- the rbfA gene encoding 30S ribosome-binding factor RbfA, with product MPNNYRLAKVSSLLKKEITLILQNDLENDLIRDHFVNISKIDLSGDLQHCKIYITSTAQEKVRKEIVENLNTAKSSIRHSLGKRIEMRRVPEIIFKDDVVLDKGLSVLKLLDELKNKNQNHNVEDKDAKS from the coding sequence ATGCCAAATAATTACCGTCTTGCAAAAGTTTCTTCTCTTTTGAAGAAAGAAATTACTCTTATTTTGCAGAATGATTTAGAAAATGATCTTATTAGAGATCATTTCGTCAATATTTCTAAGATTGATTTATCAGGTGATTTGCAACACTGTAAAATTTATATAACTTCAACTGCTCAAGAGAAAGTGAGGAAAGAGATTGTTGAAAACTTGAATACTGCTAAAAGCTCTATAAGGCATAGTTTAGGAAAAAGAATTGAGATGAGAAGAGTTCCAGAGATAATTTTTAAAGACGATGTTGTTCTTGATAAAGGATTATCAGTCTTGAAACTTCTCGATGAATTAAAAAATAAAAATCAAAATCATAATGTTGAGGACAAAGATGCCAAAAGTTGA
- a CDS encoding uroporphyrinogen-III synthase — protein sequence MPKVDLPLDQRNIIITRSKEGILDIKKIFISKGANVFDLPAISIADPDDLKPLDEALNQINDFHWIIFSSSNGIKFVDKRLRHFNSSLKECSKKTKIAVVGEKTSKTLDDFGIKADFIPPEFVAESLIDNFPVSGYGLRVFVPRVQTGGRDLIADQFRKAGSRVFEVAAYETRCPESIPEETIEIISNRKVDAIIFSSGKTVVNAAFLLEKKLGKQWLEYFDQIKLLTIGPQTTKICNKIFGRVDSQAQKYTFEGLLDVAINIFN from the coding sequence ATGCCAAAAGTTGATCTACCCCTTGATCAAAGAAATATAATTATTACTCGATCAAAAGAAGGGATATTGGATATAAAAAAGATATTCATAAGCAAGGGCGCCAATGTATTTGATTTACCTGCAATAAGTATTGCTGATCCTGATGATTTGAAACCTCTTGATGAAGCATTAAATCAAATAAATGATTTTCATTGGATTATTTTTTCCAGTAGTAATGGGATCAAATTTGTTGATAAAAGACTTAGACATTTTAATAGTTCATTAAAAGAATGTTCTAAAAAAACAAAAATCGCAGTAGTCGGAGAAAAAACCTCAAAAACTCTTGATGATTTTGGGATTAAGGCTGATTTCATACCTCCAGAATTTGTTGCTGAAAGTTTAATTGATAATTTCCCAGTATCTGGTTATGGACTTCGAGTTTTTGTACCAAGAGTTCAAACAGGTGGTAGGGATTTAATTGCAGATCAATTTAGAAAGGCTGGTTCTCGTGTATTTGAGGTTGCTGCATATGAAACTAGATGTCCTGAATCAATTCCGGAAGAAACAATTGAGATTATTTCTAATCGAAAAGTCGATGCAATTATTTTCTCAAGCGGTAAAACCGTAGTAAATGCTGCCTTTTTACTAGAAAAAAAACTTGGTAAACAATGGTTAGAATATTTTGATCAAATTAAGTTATTAACTATTGGACCTCAGACAACAAAAATATGTAACAAGATTTTTGGAAGAGTTGATAGTCAGGCACAAAAATATACTTTTGAAGGACTACTAGATGTAGCAATTAATATCTTTAATTAG
- a CDS encoding SRPBCC family protein, translated as MGTWLKHDVITVVNAPLENVWDTWSDLDSMSLWMSWIESVKTVDEETNTLPDLTEWTLAANGFRFKWKAQITERVEKSKLKWKSIGGLPTEGSVVFESKTDQITTVNLAITYELPKMIARFMEENILGKMVTNELQANIDRFKDLVEKNYKKNFSN; from the coding sequence ATGGGTACTTGGCTAAAACATGACGTAATAACAGTTGTTAATGCGCCTCTTGAAAATGTATGGGACACATGGAGCGATTTAGACTCAATGTCACTTTGGATGAGCTGGATTGAATCTGTAAAAACAGTTGACGAAGAAACTAATACGTTACCAGATTTAACAGAATGGACTTTAGCTGCAAATGGCTTTAGGTTTAAATGGAAAGCTCAAATTACAGAAAGGGTTGAAAAAAGCAAACTTAAATGGAAATCAATAGGAGGTTTACCAACTGAGGGATCAGTAGTTTTCGAGAGTAAAACTGATCAAATCACTACGGTAAATTTAGCAATAACTTATGAACTACCAAAAATGATTGCTCGGTTTATGGAAGAAAATATTTTAGGGAAAATGGTTACAAACGAATTACAGGCCAATATTGATAGGTTCAAAGATTTAGTTGAAAAGAACTATAAAAAAAATTTTTCTAATTAA